In one Dehalogenimonas formicexedens genomic region, the following are encoded:
- a CDS encoding response regulator transcription factor, giving the protein MKILIIEDDPGSAEFIRLAVQLGFPGVELYTAQSGGEGIDLFGQNNPDVVLVDLRLPDIHGFDVVKQIRSSSSVPIVILSVIGDEEAVSRGLDSGADAYMIKPLKQAELIGRIKALFRKTSSESTEQSLRFGMLRLNVEDRSLAYADKEVFLTDIETRIMKLLIERQGLLAGYEDLSREIWGSTNPKSPNALKVHIRHLREKLETDPDNPKLIQNQFGQGYYLVKPQQYLRP; this is encoded by the coding sequence ATGAAGATACTAATTATCGAAGATGATCCGGGATCGGCTGAGTTCATCCGATTAGCGGTGCAACTTGGCTTCCCGGGTGTGGAGCTATACACGGCCCAATCAGGTGGCGAAGGGATCGATTTATTCGGACAAAACAACCCCGACGTGGTGCTCGTCGACCTGCGATTACCGGATATCCACGGGTTTGATGTAGTAAAACAGATCCGTTCGTCTTCCAGCGTGCCTATCGTAATCCTGTCTGTCATTGGAGATGAAGAAGCGGTATCTAGAGGCCTGGATTCCGGGGCGGATGCGTATATGATAAAACCTTTAAAACAGGCCGAGCTGATCGGACGCATAAAAGCCTTGTTTCGCAAAACCTCGTCGGAGAGCACCGAACAATCACTGCGTTTCGGAATGTTGAGACTCAATGTCGAAGACCGGTCTCTAGCGTACGCCGATAAAGAGGTATTTCTGACCGATATCGAGACCAGGATAATGAAGTTATTGATCGAAAGGCAGGGGCTTCTGGCCGGTTATGAGGACCTTTCCCGGGAAATTTGGGGATCGACTAATCCCAAATCGCCGAATGCCCTCAAGGTTCATATCAGGCATTTAAGGGAAAAATTAGAAACCGATCCCGATAACCCGAAGCTGATCCAGAACCAATTCGGTCAAGGTTATTACCTGGTTAAACCCCAGCAGTACTTGAGACCTTAA
- a CDS encoding reductive dehalogenase, which translates to MGKFHSTMSRRQFMEALGLAGAGLGAAAIAAPTFHDMDEVLASSSNSSWKNPWWVKNREAENPTVEIDWSRIQRYDMNQVQTGDYQAIQDKTNAMIKEMWGSNDSKELYKKWAQEGVQGLRLREQAVSNAIGAVQNGAKSGYTGITPDGLGVPRWQGTPEENMHMMHVVSRFFGSITQSATQLTDNTKKLIFSKVGNRTNVFKDVDQASQTATESILPNKANYAFAWGTRHPSDALKTGPGVVNNPYGYFFSTNAGVRIRQFVQNIGYLAVSSQPNLAGSSAFPAVTGMGEMSRAGSELMIPQHGNVLRYIDLMLTDLPLESTPPIDAGMTRFCYTCKKCAIHCPTQSISLEDPSWDTTGPWNNPGMKHWYFNYPSCNPFKSSFTPGYCGLCLTICTFTKYEDAMIHNIVKGTSSTTPVFNAFFHKMDDAMGYGRNRGGLEAHQDDTYVDDWWNIIGPELGFLTHRGNFPG; encoded by the coding sequence TTGGGCAAATTTCATAGTACAATGAGCCGCCGGCAATTCATGGAAGCCCTGGGACTGGCTGGCGCCGGACTCGGCGCGGCTGCAATCGCAGCGCCTACTTTTCACGATATGGACGAAGTCCTGGCTTCTTCTTCGAACTCGTCCTGGAAAAACCCGTGGTGGGTGAAAAATAGGGAAGCGGAAAATCCCACGGTCGAGATTGATTGGTCCCGGATTCAGCGCTACGACATGAACCAGGTTCAAACCGGAGACTACCAGGCCATTCAAGACAAGACCAATGCCATGATCAAAGAAATGTGGGGCTCCAACGACAGCAAGGAGCTCTACAAAAAATGGGCCCAGGAAGGAGTCCAGGGTCTGAGGCTCCGGGAACAGGCTGTCTCTAACGCCATCGGCGCGGTTCAAAACGGCGCGAAAAGCGGTTACACCGGCATCACGCCTGATGGATTGGGCGTGCCGCGCTGGCAGGGCACCCCTGAAGAGAACATGCACATGATGCACGTTGTCAGCCGTTTCTTCGGTTCGATCACCCAAAGCGCCACCCAGCTAACCGACAATACGAAAAAGTTGATTTTCTCCAAAGTCGGCAATCGGACAAACGTATTCAAAGACGTCGACCAGGCTTCCCAGACCGCTACTGAAAGCATCCTGCCGAATAAAGCTAACTATGCGTTCGCATGGGGCACCCGACATCCCTCGGATGCCCTAAAAACCGGTCCCGGCGTGGTAAACAATCCTTACGGCTATTTCTTCTCGACCAACGCCGGCGTCCGCATCCGGCAGTTCGTTCAGAATATCGGTTACCTGGCGGTTTCGAGCCAACCTAACCTGGCCGGTTCATCTGCTTTTCCTGCTGTGACGGGCATGGGCGAAATGTCCCGGGCTGGTTCCGAACTGATGATTCCCCAGCACGGAAACGTTCTTCGCTACATCGACCTGATGTTGACGGACCTGCCTCTTGAATCGACTCCCCCCATCGATGCCGGAATGACCAGGTTCTGCTACACCTGTAAGAAATGCGCCATCCACTGCCCGACTCAAAGCATTTCCCTGGAAGATCCTTCCTGGGATACCACTGGCCCCTGGAACAACCCAGGCATGAAGCACTGGTACTTCAATTACCCGAGCTGCAATCCCTTCAAATCAAGCTTCACGCCGGGTTACTGCGGCTTGTGTCTGACCATCTGCACGTTTACCAAATACGAAGACGCCATGATTCACAATATCGTGAAAGGCACCTCTTCAACGACCCCCGTGTTCAACGCGTTTTTCCACAAAATGGACGATGCCATGGGCTACGGGCGGAACCGCGGCGGCCTGGAAGCCCATCAGGACGATACCTACGTCGACGATTGGTGGAACATTATCGGACCGGAACTCGGTTTCCTCACCCATCGGGGCAATTTCCCGGGCTAA
- a CDS encoding YkgJ family cysteine cluster protein, with translation MSETYLQFLIFTESQITDSSAIFSNGSIVTSDELERHWDEIAVSTELKSVMGLDLLTPESSPNPSSASLMAFLPLYIVATFHKCRQCGNCCRPNYRKWDKGVVLSRQEAVSLEPKCRLIKKNSQYILPYPCVFLKTKGCAQYEERPYGCRMFPLTSVKSTDGLERRGIIMLCPAAKELYVTATLFLQDLYRTLETARQQGQVRFNMQDLENLKLGYEHNQVGPDALNYMKKLAFEYNRSV, from the coding sequence TTGTCGGAAACTTATCTTCAGTTTTTGATTTTCACGGAGAGCCAAATAACAGACAGTAGTGCTATTTTTTCAAACGGTAGCATCGTAACCAGTGACGAGCTAGAACGCCATTGGGACGAAATAGCCGTATCGACGGAACTCAAATCCGTTATGGGTCTCGACCTTTTGACTCCGGAATCCAGCCCCAACCCCAGCAGCGCCTCACTAATGGCATTCCTGCCCTTATATATTGTCGCGACTTTCCACAAATGCCGGCAATGCGGCAACTGCTGCCGCCCTAACTACCGCAAATGGGACAAGGGCGTTGTCCTGTCGCGGCAGGAGGCGGTATCGCTGGAGCCAAAGTGCCGCTTGATCAAGAAGAACAGCCAATATATTTTGCCTTACCCATGTGTTTTTTTGAAGACAAAAGGCTGCGCTCAATATGAAGAAAGGCCCTATGGTTGCAGAATGTTCCCCCTGACTTCAGTTAAAAGCACGGACGGTCTAGAACGCCGCGGCATCATCATGCTTTGCCCGGCAGCAAAAGAGCTGTATGTCACGGCGACCCTGTTTTTACAGGATCTATACCGCACCCTGGAGACCGCGCGCCAACAGGGTCAAGTCAGGTTCAACATGCAAGACCTTGAAAATTTGAAGTTAGGTTATGAACACAACCAGGTCGGTCCGGACGCGCTGAATTATATGAAAAAATTAGCTTTTGAGTATAACAGGAGCGTTTGA
- a CDS encoding YkgJ family cysteine cluster protein yields MDIRKIIEQERRSFLPSASPIIPSSIGSLTEALLEQNWDSELTRHGNKRIIGIPRLRFNTSCADKADKAFIDFIPLYLVASFLKCERCGQCCRPNYLSWDLGVTISDAEAAQLQNVCRITKRRDKSYLKYPCPLLVENQCLRYSLRPFGCRCFPFNRWYDESTGEEGLGILMHCPAARKLYVVVNLFLEKLVKGNRELNTCLTLHDLEAAKHDFESRIISEEDQVYVNHRANVWRNSIM; encoded by the coding sequence ATGGATATCCGGAAGATTATTGAACAGGAGAGAAGGAGTTTCCTCCCTTCGGCTTCACCAATCATCCCGAGCTCCATTGGATCCTTAACCGAAGCTCTACTGGAGCAAAACTGGGATTCTGAACTAACGCGACACGGAAACAAGCGAATTATCGGCATCCCGAGATTGCGCTTCAATACAAGCTGTGCCGATAAAGCGGACAAGGCTTTCATCGATTTTATTCCGTTATATCTGGTGGCTAGTTTTCTCAAGTGCGAGCGGTGCGGCCAGTGTTGCCGGCCTAATTACCTCTCTTGGGATCTAGGGGTAACGATCTCTGACGCGGAGGCTGCCCAACTACAAAATGTGTGCAGGATAACCAAGCGGCGAGATAAATCATATTTGAAATACCCCTGCCCCTTGCTGGTTGAAAACCAATGCCTGCGTTACTCTCTCAGGCCTTTTGGGTGCCGCTGCTTCCCTTTTAACCGATGGTACGATGAGTCTACCGGCGAAGAGGGACTGGGAATTCTTATGCACTGTCCGGCAGCCAGAAAACTGTACGTGGTGGTCAACCTTTTCCTGGAAAAGCTTGTCAAAGGGAATCGCGAATTGAACACCTGCCTGACACTCCATGATCTCGAGGCGGCAAAACATGACTTCGAGAGTAGAATTATCTCAGAGGAAGATCAGGTATACGTGAATCACCGCGCCAATGTCTGGCGCAATTCTATTATGTAA
- a CDS encoding B12-binding domain-containing radical SAM protein encodes MKILLIIPSRSYGNMPGYTKFPDEMLSIGGMLESRGHTVRLIDSNLDKRQPTDFVAFAPDLIGFSVATGPNIDDALFKSCEFKKLLPGVKIVWGFRHPSAYPAEVLAEPCVDYVVIGAGEITLAELAESLEKGKPEIDSIQGLAWKDGQERTVINPPRSFLPDLDSLPDPAWHLIDIKRYSDITLNTSRGCPYKCTFCSDASFWGGDMCDLSAERIVAQMERLHQEYGVKHIYFSGERFVLNRQRLRDFCNLVIAKKWKITWNAPVSGGLDEETVKLMARSGCASVLLEIESGSQRILSFVNKGTVAEMEQTFWLLVKHRIIPTIFMYYGFPSETVEDFNESLNLLRRLDNPPYLYMKFVPYPETKLFDYCVEHGLVALPKTLHEWTYFPIKCANEINLSQIPQKMMDDAMSVFRRSYATRRVRFMLRHNPAFFKMAFQRPGEFFRSVWDLGKYYIDVLLDPTNGSESWLGRIVRKARPKKPTLNQPGR; translated from the coding sequence ATGAAAATACTGCTTATAATCCCCTCCCGATCATATGGCAACATGCCTGGATATACCAAGTTCCCCGATGAAATGCTGTCTATCGGTGGGATGCTTGAATCCAGAGGGCACACGGTCAGGCTGATCGATAGTAACCTGGACAAACGGCAACCCACGGATTTTGTTGCCTTCGCACCGGACCTCATCGGTTTTAGCGTTGCCACCGGGCCCAACATTGACGACGCTTTATTCAAATCGTGCGAATTCAAGAAACTGCTCCCGGGTGTAAAAATCGTCTGGGGTTTCCGCCATCCGTCGGCGTACCCGGCAGAAGTGCTTGCCGAACCTTGTGTCGATTATGTAGTCATCGGCGCTGGCGAAATCACCCTCGCGGAGCTGGCCGAGAGCCTGGAAAAAGGCAAGCCCGAGATAGATTCCATCCAGGGGTTGGCCTGGAAGGACGGGCAGGAACGGACGGTAATAAATCCCCCTCGCTCATTCCTGCCGGACCTGGATAGCCTACCCGACCCCGCCTGGCACCTCATCGATATCAAAAGATACTCTGACATAACCCTCAACACTTCCCGTGGCTGCCCCTACAAATGTACTTTCTGTTCCGATGCTTCATTCTGGGGAGGCGACATGTGCGACCTCTCCGCAGAGCGCATCGTCGCCCAGATGGAAAGACTGCACCAGGAATACGGTGTTAAGCATATCTATTTTTCCGGGGAACGCTTCGTGTTGAACCGTCAGAGGTTGCGAGATTTCTGCAATCTAGTCATCGCCAAGAAATGGAAGATCACCTGGAATGCGCCGGTTTCCGGCGGCCTCGACGAAGAAACCGTGAAACTCATGGCCAGATCAGGTTGCGCCTCGGTATTATTGGAGATAGAGAGCGGCAGCCAGCGCATTCTTTCATTCGTCAACAAGGGGACCGTCGCGGAGATGGAGCAGACTTTCTGGTTGCTGGTCAAGCACCGGATCATTCCGACCATTTTCATGTATTATGGATTTCCGAGCGAAACCGTTGAGGATTTCAACGAAAGCCTGAACCTCCTCAGACGCCTGGACAACCCGCCGTATCTGTATATGAAATTCGTGCCTTATCCTGAAACAAAGCTGTTCGACTATTGTGTCGAACACGGTTTAGTGGCCCTGCCGAAAACGCTTCATGAGTGGACCTATTTCCCAATCAAATGCGCCAATGAAATCAATTTATCGCAGATACCCCAGAAGATGATGGATGATGCCATGAGCGTCTTCCGGCGCAGTTATGCCACCCGCAGAGTGAGGTTCATGCTGCGGCATAATCCGGCTTTTTTCAAAATGGCCTTCCAGCGGCCGGGTGAATTCTTTCGCTCTGTGTGGGACCTGGGCAAATATTACATCGATGTGCTGCTCGACCCTACCAACGGTTCGGAATCGTGGCTGGGGAGAATTGTCAGGAAGGCAAGACCGAAAAAACCTACGCTCAATCAACCCGGCAGGTGA
- a CDS encoding efflux RND transporter permease subunit: MDAFFKGLGRFIEEKRTLVIVASIVLLLGAMVGATRLTWATGMETMMDANSQVYKDYQEFNDNFGADAIIVLARADGLNNLLNLANITELDSIEQQLSGEDGVLSVVGPGFALRQAMAQVTGSAVLPPDQATLNAILLDNGAVRPEMKNFFPTDTIGIVIITMKGGATQAQIDALVSDANTAIDNASFSGVQGSVTGASVIFAEMQTLMSKSMSTMISISMLLMLVILAVVFSVRGFFAWRWLPLGAVVIGSVYAFGMMGWLSVPITMVSMAILPILIGLGVDYAVQFHNRYDEEARRGETVGEAIIDSVRHIGPAIAIAIIAAALGFVALFISPVPMIRQFGQMLVIGIVACYLVSLFILLPILYIHDRGKADKAIGKNGKVAAEGRAGVVERSLGKLAPWVIRNPVAIITVAALFTVLGVALDNKIPTETDENKYISQDLPLMKDFNELAQLSGGSAAFNIMIKGANVTSPEALNWMLGVEGKILSQSAVPVVGATGIADTVAQINQGQIPPTQAAVDQALGYVPALLKGNLLTPDDAMANITVRTGPGISTDQLKELKNAIEGYITSPPAGIKATVTGQGVIGLEIMNSLTSGRTEMTLLGIALVFLGLFLLFRFNGARALIATLPVAMIIGWSSIVMYLGHIKYTALTATLGSLIIGIGVEFTILIMMRYNEERKKGEAPEVAMTTAMTKIGRAVITSGLTVVGGFGALLFARDFPILTDFGAVTMINVGFALVSSLVVLPTIIVAVDKRKSVPVKVAAQIG, encoded by the coding sequence GTGGACGCGTTTTTTAAAGGTCTCGGCAGGTTCATCGAAGAAAAAAGAACGCTGGTAATCGTCGCCAGTATCGTTCTTCTGCTAGGTGCCATGGTCGGCGCAACCCGTTTGACCTGGGCTACCGGCATGGAAACGATGATGGACGCAAATTCCCAGGTCTACAAGGACTACCAGGAATTCAACGATAATTTCGGCGCTGACGCGATCATCGTTCTGGCCCGCGCTGACGGACTTAACAACCTCCTTAATCTGGCGAATATCACCGAACTGGACTCTATCGAACAGCAATTGAGCGGAGAAGACGGGGTATTGTCGGTCGTAGGCCCCGGCTTCGCGCTGAGGCAAGCGATGGCCCAGGTGACTGGTTCGGCGGTATTGCCTCCCGACCAGGCTACCTTGAACGCGATACTGCTCGACAACGGCGCGGTGCGTCCGGAGATGAAGAACTTTTTCCCGACGGACACCATTGGCATTGTCATAATAACGATGAAAGGCGGCGCAACCCAGGCGCAGATCGATGCGCTGGTGTCGGATGCCAACACAGCCATCGACAACGCCTCCTTTTCAGGCGTCCAGGGATCGGTGACCGGGGCTTCGGTCATTTTTGCCGAGATGCAGACGCTCATGAGCAAGAGCATGAGCACGATGATCAGCATCTCCATGCTGTTGATGCTCGTTATCCTGGCTGTCGTATTCTCGGTCAGGGGTTTCTTTGCCTGGCGCTGGCTGCCATTGGGGGCTGTTGTTATCGGTAGTGTTTACGCTTTCGGCATGATGGGTTGGTTGTCGGTGCCGATAACCATGGTCAGCATGGCTATTCTACCCATCCTGATCGGCCTGGGCGTCGATTACGCCGTACAGTTCCACAACCGGTATGACGAAGAGGCCAGGCGAGGCGAGACCGTAGGCGAGGCGATCATCGATTCGGTCCGGCACATCGGTCCGGCTATCGCCATTGCCATCATCGCGGCCGCGCTGGGTTTCGTAGCGCTGTTCATCTCGCCGGTGCCGATGATCCGCCAGTTCGGCCAGATGCTGGTTATCGGCATCGTTGCCTGTTATCTTGTCTCCCTGTTCATCCTGTTGCCGATCCTTTACATCCACGACCGGGGCAAGGCCGACAAAGCCATCGGCAAAAACGGTAAGGTTGCCGCCGAAGGACGGGCTGGAGTTGTCGAGCGCAGCCTGGGTAAATTGGCTCCCTGGGTCATCCGCAACCCGGTGGCGATAATCACCGTCGCCGCACTCTTTACCGTGCTGGGCGTGGCTCTGGATAACAAGATTCCGACCGAAACCGACGAAAACAAGTATATCTCCCAGGACCTTCCCTTGATGAAGGATTTCAACGAACTGGCCCAGCTTTCCGGCGGTTCGGCCGCGTTTAACATCATGATCAAAGGCGCCAATGTCACCTCACCCGAAGCGCTCAACTGGATGCTGGGGGTGGAAGGCAAGATCCTGTCTCAATCAGCCGTCCCGGTCGTTGGAGCCACCGGTATTGCCGACACTGTCGCCCAAATTAACCAGGGGCAGATACCGCCGACCCAGGCCGCGGTGGACCAGGCGCTCGGCTATGTGCCTGCCTTACTCAAGGGCAATTTGCTCACGCCGGACGATGCCATGGCTAACATCACGGTACGGACGGGTCCGGGTATCAGCACCGACCAGCTCAAGGAACTGAAAAACGCTATCGAAGGCTACATTACATCACCACCCGCCGGCATAAAAGCTACTGTCACCGGGCAGGGAGTCATCGGTCTGGAGATAATGAATTCACTGACCTCCGGGCGAACCGAAATGACCCTCCTTGGGATCGCCCTGGTCTTCCTCGGCCTCTTCCTGCTGTTCAGGTTCAACGGGGCCAGGGCTCTGATCGCTACTCTGCCTGTCGCCATGATCATCGGCTGGTCCAGCATCGTCATGTACCTTGGGCACATCAAGTACACCGCGCTTACCGCCACCCTGGGATCCCTGATCATCGGAATTGGCGTCGAATTCACCATTCTGATCATGATGCGTTACAACGAGGAGCGTAAAAAAGGGGAAGCGCCGGAAGTGGCTATGACTACAGCCATGACCAAGATCGGCAGGGCGGTCATCACCTCCGGTCTGACGGTGGTGGGCGGCTTCGGCGCCCTCCTTTTCGCCCGGGATTTTCCGATCCTGACCGATTTCGGCGCGGTAACCATGATCAACGTCGGATTTGCCCTGGTCTCAAGCCTGGTGGTATTGCCGACAATCATCGTGGCGGTGGATAAGAGGAAAAGCGTGCCAGTTAAGGTCGCGGCACAGATCGGCTAA
- a CDS encoding radical SAM protein, whose translation MNLIIARPCSNSCPYCFETGERRGGQNDFITMANVQILAEWARKTHLDYLSILGGEPFLHPELTSILSTFRRISPSTGFRILTGGVFKSRLLDDLSPDSAGLIFNINEPRDYVNPKHFSKVINNVETAIRRGFRVILGFNVWRTDFDPTFMPRLAHSLARTNFRWTVANPQKYTQSKVLSPGQYQTVAERCIQMLETSTSLGIEALLDCPLPLCFFNDEQLAWVKQYHEGTASRLGVCDPIIDVTPELEALRCFALSKVGRVKVTDFSSEQEIRDWFLQRVDYQLLGNGCFERCADCHHFKTGRCYGGCLAWHKAEADLTAEPPGIELAIKMQDAMDKEQPAAALEFYDAAGFWAKAAASTYIAATAAAKLEKWELVFRYSAIVQDTSSNPELKRLALELLRDVPLNTRVQIETAIEKKHPFVGIPDAN comes from the coding sequence GTGAATCTGATTATCGCTAGACCCTGCAGCAACTCATGCCCGTACTGCTTTGAAACGGGAGAGCGGCGCGGCGGCCAGAATGATTTCATCACCATGGCAAATGTTCAAATTCTCGCCGAGTGGGCTCGCAAAACACACCTGGATTACCTGTCGATTCTTGGGGGAGAGCCGTTTTTACACCCTGAACTTACTTCAATACTGAGCACTTTCCGGAGGATAAGCCCCTCGACCGGATTCCGGATACTCACCGGGGGCGTGTTTAAGAGCAGATTGCTGGATGATCTGTCCCCGGATTCGGCTGGCTTGATTTTCAATATTAACGAGCCGCGAGACTACGTCAACCCCAAGCATTTTTCCAAAGTTATTAATAATGTGGAAACCGCCATACGCCGCGGATTCCGAGTCATCCTGGGATTTAATGTATGGAGAACGGATTTTGATCCCACATTCATGCCCCGCCTGGCCCACAGCCTGGCTCGGACGAATTTTCGCTGGACCGTTGCCAATCCGCAAAAATATACCCAATCCAAAGTGCTTTCTCCTGGTCAATACCAGACCGTCGCGGAACGGTGCATTCAAATGTTGGAGACTTCGACCAGCCTCGGCATCGAAGCGTTACTTGATTGTCCGCTGCCGCTATGTTTTTTCAACGATGAACAACTCGCCTGGGTGAAACAATACCATGAAGGAACGGCCTCAAGGCTGGGTGTCTGCGATCCGATCATCGATGTTACTCCGGAGCTTGAAGCTTTGCGTTGTTTTGCGCTGTCTAAAGTAGGCCGGGTTAAAGTCACCGATTTTTCTTCAGAACAGGAAATCCGGGACTGGTTCCTTCAGCGGGTCGATTATCAGCTGCTTGGAAACGGCTGTTTCGAACGTTGCGCTGATTGCCACCATTTCAAGACCGGCCGCTGTTATGGCGGGTGCCTGGCTTGGCACAAGGCTGAGGCAGACCTGACCGCCGAGCCACCGGGGATAGAGTTGGCAATAAAGATGCAAGACGCCATGGATAAAGAGCAACCAGCCGCCGCTTTAGAGTTTTACGATGCTGCCGGTTTTTGGGCTAAAGCTGCCGCGTCAACCTATATCGCCGCCACCGCCGCCGCCAAATTGGAAAAATGGGAACTGGTTTTCCGCTATTCGGCAATCGTTCAGGACACTTCCAGTAATCCCGAACTCAAACGTCTCGCGCTTGAGTTACTAAGGGATGTTCCTCTAAATACCAGGGTACAAATCGAAACCGCGATAGAGAAAAAGCATCCTTTCGTGGGAATTCCCGACGCCAATTAA
- a CDS encoding AbrB/MazE/SpoVT family DNA-binding domain-containing protein, with the protein MEHDFNGVWSPKFYGSTTIGERGQMVIPAEARKDFDITPASKLLVFGSGGQSRKHHRVSDQGIRNAQGA; encoded by the coding sequence ATGGAGCACGATTTTAACGGGGTCTGGTCGCCGAAATTCTATGGTTCAACAACAATCGGTGAACGCGGCCAAATGGTTATTCCCGCGGAAGCCCGGAAAGATTTTGACATTACGCCGGCATCCAAACTGCTGGTGTTCGGCAGTGGTGGTCAAAGCCGAAAACATCACCGGGTTTCTGACCAAGGCATCCGAAATGCTCAGGGCGCTTGA
- a CDS encoding reductive dehalogenase, which produces MAKFHSTMSRREFMKGLGIAGVGLGAAATAAPMFHDLDELAASGTNTMGHPWWVKELEVEKPDVEIDWDTFKPFSKAKNPMPVIHPEASAANKVRDDGLQIPAFANKTPGDSLRDYAFATGSSFIGPDAPWDGPAGAALPANAKGVAWDDTPENNLQMMRAALHTYGAVLTGAIAVDDTTKNIFDASGFVFDDSPVGSQDANKVYHIPSKSKYMLTFAVKQNYIQTVHLLREDSQYRGGYGTKLALGNQAIGHAYSNSSQVGYMAMRMVKTLGYGAYKAGVTANVPLGIFSGFGEQARTSHLYTPRFGEMIRYTNYFFTDLPLAPSKPISFGGYEFCKSCKRCAERCPSESLSLENERQWDTRSPGNRPGFKGWFMDWQSCIDFGSPGACGNCQATCPFNHPSDGIIHPVVRATAATTGMFDGFFAKMDRVFDYAKARTPAELEGWWSRDLEKYEADTTLGAGTSKW; this is translated from the coding sequence ATGGCTAAGTTTCACAGTACAATGTCCAGACGCGAATTCATGAAGGGCTTGGGTATCGCCGGAGTCGGTCTAGGCGCCGCTGCTACCGCCGCCCCGATGTTCCATGATCTGGATGAGCTTGCCGCATCCGGCACTAACACCATGGGGCACCCCTGGTGGGTTAAGGAACTTGAGGTTGAAAAACCCGATGTCGAGATCGACTGGGATACTTTCAAACCTTTCAGCAAAGCCAAGAATCCCATGCCCGTTATTCACCCGGAAGCATCTGCTGCGAATAAAGTCCGTGATGACGGCTTGCAGATTCCGGCCTTCGCGAACAAGACGCCGGGCGATTCCCTCAGGGACTATGCCTTCGCTACCGGTTCCAGCTTTATCGGTCCCGATGCCCCGTGGGACGGCCCCGCCGGAGCTGCTTTACCGGCCAACGCCAAGGGTGTAGCCTGGGACGATACGCCGGAAAACAACTTGCAGATGATGCGGGCAGCCCTGCATACCTACGGCGCGGTTCTCACCGGCGCTATCGCCGTGGATGATACCACCAAGAATATCTTTGACGCTTCCGGCTTCGTTTTTGACGACAGCCCCGTGGGTAGCCAGGACGCTAATAAGGTCTATCACATTCCCAGCAAGAGCAAATACATGCTGACCTTTGCGGTCAAGCAGAACTATATTCAGACCGTACACCTGTTGCGGGAAGACTCTCAATACCGCGGCGGCTACGGCACCAAGTTGGCACTGGGCAATCAGGCTATCGGCCATGCCTATTCCAACTCTTCCCAGGTCGGTTATATGGCGATGCGCATGGTCAAGACGCTGGGATACGGCGCCTATAAGGCCGGTGTGACTGCCAATGTTCCGCTGGGCATATTCTCGGGTTTCGGCGAACAGGCCCGCACTTCGCACTTATACACTCCGCGGTTCGGTGAGATGATCCGTTACACCAACTATTTCTTCACCGATCTGCCGCTGGCCCCGTCAAAGCCGATCAGCTTCGGCGGATATGAATTCTGCAAATCATGCAAACGCTGCGCTGAGCGCTGCCCGTCCGAATCTCTCTCTTTGGAAAACGAGCGCCAGTGGGATACCAGATCCCCCGGCAACCGCCCCGGTTTCAAAGGCTGGTTCATGGACTGGCAATCCTGCATCGATTTCGGCTCACCGGGCGCCTGCGGTAACTGCCAGGCAACCTGCCCCTTCAACCACCCATCCGATGGCATCATCCATCCTGTTGTCCGCGCCACGGCGGCGACCACGGGCATGTTCGACGGGTTCTTTGCCAAGATGGACAGGGTCTTCGATTACGCGAAAGCCAGAACCCCCGCGGAACTCGAGGGTTGGTGGAGCCGCGATCTCGAAAAATATGAAGCCGACACGACTCTCGGCGCCGGCACAAGCAAGTGGTAA